A single region of the Nocardioides aquaticus genome encodes:
- a CDS encoding 2-hydroxyacid dehydrogenase produces the protein MTTVLAAGDHFVRADRLAAAVREACGPDGADLDVVELTLPWPDVPFGRVAEVDEASDAEDEMIAHLAGAQACVTQMGPVTARVLEACPDLRFVGVGRGGPVNVNLEAATAHGVQVTRAPGRNAVATAEHTVAMMLAAARRIPQVHADLLAGTWRGDFYRYDTAGPEIAGSTVGLVGVGEIGERVASRLEGFGARVLVHDPYLPEGHRRAAGAVDLDELLGAADLLSLHARLTADNVRMIGARELALLPQGAVLVNCARAGLLDHDALCDALESGHLHAAALDVFPDEPPAADSRLLRAPRLVMTPHLAGASRQTADNACRIVAADLAAHLRGEPPEHLVNPEVLEQPHR, from the coding sequence ATGACGACCGTCCTCGCCGCCGGTGACCACTTCGTCCGCGCCGACCGCCTCGCCGCCGCGGTGCGCGAGGCCTGCGGGCCGGACGGGGCCGACCTCGACGTCGTCGAGCTGACCCTGCCCTGGCCGGACGTCCCGTTCGGCCGGGTCGCGGAGGTCGACGAGGCCTCGGACGCCGAGGACGAGATGATCGCGCACCTCGCCGGGGCGCAGGCATGCGTGACCCAGATGGGGCCGGTGACCGCGCGGGTGCTGGAGGCCTGCCCGGACCTGCGCTTCGTCGGGGTCGGACGCGGTGGACCGGTCAACGTCAACCTCGAGGCCGCCACGGCGCACGGCGTGCAGGTGACCCGGGCGCCCGGACGGAACGCCGTGGCCACCGCGGAGCACACGGTGGCGATGATGCTGGCCGCAGCCCGACGCATCCCGCAGGTGCACGCCGACCTGCTGGCGGGGACCTGGCGCGGCGACTTCTACCGCTACGACACCGCCGGTCCGGAGATCGCCGGCAGCACCGTCGGCCTGGTCGGGGTGGGCGAGATCGGGGAGCGGGTGGCCAGCCGGCTCGAGGGGTTCGGGGCGCGGGTGCTGGTCCACGACCCGTACCTGCCTGAGGGCCACCGGCGTGCCGCCGGCGCCGTCGACCTCGACGAGCTGCTCGGGGCCGCGGACCTCCTCAGCCTGCACGCGCGGCTCACCGCCGACAACGTCCGGATGATCGGGGCCCGGGAGCTGGCGCTGCTGCCCCAGGGTGCGGTGCTGGTGAACTGCGCTCGCGCCGGGCTGCTCGACCACGACGCCCTGTGCGACGCGCTCGAGTCCGGTCACCTGCACGCGGCGGCGCTCGACGTCTTCCCCGATGAGCCGCCGGCAGCCGACTCGCGCCTGCTGCGAGCCCCGCGGCTCGTGATGACCCCGCACCTCGCCGGCGCGAGCCGCCAGACGGCCGACAACGCCTGCCGGATCGTCGCTGCCGACCTCGCCGCGCACCTGCGCGGGGAGCCGCCCGAGCACCTGGTC